The DNA sequence GCAGCAGCTGACGGGAGTGCCGCTGCTGCGCCGGATCTGCATGTTCAACGCCTACGTCGAAGGCTGGGGCCTCTACGCCGAGCGGCTGGCCGACGAGATGGGCCTGTACTCCGACGACGTCTCGCGGTTCGGCCTCCTGACCCAGGATTCGATGCGGGCGGCCCGGCTCGTGGTGGACACGGGCCTGCACGCACTGGGCTGGAGCCGGCAGCGCGCGGTGGACTTCCTGCGGGACAACACCCCGATGGCCCCGATCGAGATCGAAGCGGAGATCGACCGCTACGCCGGCCACCCCGGCCAGGCCCTCAGCTACATGGTGGGCCGCCTGGAGATCGAGCGCCTGCGTGCCGAAGCGGAGCGGGCACTGGGCGACCGCTTCGACATCCGGGAGTTCCACGACACGGTGCTGGGCAGCGGAACCCTGCCCCTCCCGGTGCTGGCGACGGTGGTGGCCGACTGGGTGGCCGCCCGGGCGGGGGAGCGCTCGTGACCTGGCTCGAACTCCCCGAAGACACGCCGTTCGGCCTGGACAACCTGCCCCACGGCGTGTTCTCGGTCGCCGGCGCGCCCGAGCGCCGGATCGGCGTGCCCGTCGGCGACCAGGTCCTCGATCTGACCGCCGCGGCCGCCGAGACCGCGGCGGCGTTCGCCCCGCTGCTCACCGCCGGGGTGCTCAACCCGCTGCTGGCCGCCGGGCCGGGCACGTGGCGGGAGGTCCGCGAGAGCGTCCGGGAGTGGCTGACCGAATCCCGGTACGCCGACCGGCTGCGCCCCCACCTGGTGCCGCTGAACGAGGTGACCACCCACCTGGCGTTCGAGGTCGCCGACTACGTCGACTTCTACTCCAGCGAGCACCACGCGCTCAACGCCGGGAAGATCTTCCGGCCGGACGCCACCGAGCTGCCGCCGAACTGGAAGCACGTGCCGATCGCCTACCACGGCCGGGCGGGCACCGTCGTGGCGTCCGGTACGCCGGTCGTCCGTCCGCACGGGCAGCGCAAGCCGCGCAACGCCGAAGTTCCTTCGTTCGGGCCGTCGCAGTTGCTGGACATCGAGGCGGAGGTGGGCTTCGTCGTCGGCGTGCCGTCCACGCCGGGCACCGGAGTGTCCACAGCGGACTTCGCGGACCACGTGTTCGGCGTCTGCCTGGTCAACGACTGGTCGGCCCGCGACATCCAGGCGTGGGAAATGCAGCCGCTGGGCCCGTTCCTCGGCAAGTCGTTCGCGACGTCGGTGTCTCCGTGGATCGTCTCGCTGGCGGCGCTGGAGCACGCGCGCGTCGCGGGCCCGCCGCAGGACCCGGAGCCGTTCGAGTACCTGCGGACCGGCGGGAACTGGGGCCTGGACCTCGCCCTGGAGATCCGGCTCAACGGCCACCTGGTGTCGAGCCCGCCGTTCGCCACGCAGTACTGGACGGCTCCGCAGCAGCTGGCGCACCTGACCGTCAACGGCGCGCACCTGCGCACGGGCGACCTGTACGCGTCGGGCACGGTGACCGGCCCGGAGCGCGACCAGCGCGGCTCGTTCCTCGAACTGTCCTGGGGCGGGCGGGAACCGCTGGCGCTGCCCGGCGGTCAGACCCGCGCGTTCCTGGAGGACGGCGACGAAGTGGTGATCAGCGCGACCGCGCCCGGGCCCGGCGGCACCCGGATCGGGTTCGGTGACGTGCGGGGCACGGTGGTGCCCGGCTGACGCGTGACGATCCGGCGCCCGCCGTGTCCGGACTGCGGAGGACACGTGCGGATGAGAGGGTCGGCCGGTGGCGCGTGGAGTGGTGAAGCGGGGGTTCCGGCGAGCCGGGGCGACACTGGCCCGGTACCGGGAGCGCGACGGCGACCACTACGCCGCCGCGGTGACGTTCTTCAGCCTGCTCGCGCTCGTCCCGCTGATCATGGTCGCCGTCTCGGTGACCGGGTTCGTGCTGGCCGGTGACCGGATCCTGGCGGCCGAGCTCGACCGCGTCATCGACAGCTCGCTGCCGCCCGAAGTCGCGGGCCAGGCGACGAACCTCGTGCACACCGTGGTCGGCGAGCGCGGCCGGATCGGGCTGCTCGCGCTCGCCGTCGCCCTCTACTCGGGCTGGAGCTGGATCAGCAACGTCCGCGATGCCGTCACCGCGATGCTCGGCCAGGAACGCACCCCGCGCCCACTGCTGCGCGGCATCGTCACCGACGTCCTGGTCCTCGTCGGGATCGGCCTGGCGGCGGCGGTCTCCTTCGGCCTGGCCTCCCTGACCGGCGCGGCCGGCGCGGGCCTGCTCCGGCTGACCGGCCTGGACGGCGGGTTCGCGCACTTCGTGCTGGTCGCGGGCTCGCTGCTGCTCGGCCTCGCGGCGAACTGGCTGGTCATCGCGTGGTGCCTGGCCCGCCTGCCCCGCCGCCCGCTCCCGCTGCGCTCGACCCTCCGCCCCGCGGGCGCCGCCGCGGTCGGCCTCGGCGCGATCCAGCAGGCCGGCGGCCTGTACCTCCACCTGCTGGGCCGTTCCCCGGCGGTCGCGGCCTTCGGCACCCTGGTCGGCCTGCTGCTGTTCGGCTACCTGATCGTCCGCTGGCTCCTGATGGTCACGGTCTGGCTGACGGTCCGCGACGAACCGACGGGCACGCTCGCGGCGGACGTCCGCTACGCGGGCACGACCCTGGGCGCGGGCGCCTCGGCGGAATTGGTGGTCCGCACCCTGTCGGGCCGCTGAGCAGGCGTCGGTAACGCCGCGCCGGGCCAGGCGACGAACCGGGTGGTGGCGCCCGCGCCACCGGAAGCCGGCTGCGGAGGGGGAACACCGTGATGCGTCGATTCACCCGGACCACTGCCGCCCTGGCCTTGGCGATGATCCTGTCTTCGGTCACGGCCGGGGTGGCCGCCGACCCCGCGGCCGCCGCCTGCCCGGGGAAGGGAACGCGGTTCGTCACGCCCATCACCGGTCAGCGGGTCTACCTCGTCGGCCCGGGCCGTTCCGGCGCTGCGGTCCTGCTCGAAATCCCCGACTCCTACGCCTACTTGAGCCTCTGGGGGACCTGGGACGGGATCATCACCCGCCCGCGCCCCCTCGACTGCTGGAACGGTTCGGCCGTGTTGCACGACCCGATCCTGGTCAAGGCCCCCGACGGGAAGGTCTACATCTACGACTCCAACGAAGCCGTCGAAGGCTACAGCAACGGCTTCCGGTGGATCGTCGACTGGAACACCTTCGCGAACGTGTACCACTTCGACCCGGCGAAGATCGTCAACGTGAGCTACCAGTACCTCGGCACTCCTGGCGCCCCCTGGACCTGAGCCGCGTCCGCCCGAGTGGCGGGGCGCACATCGCCCGCACACGGACCGCTCCGCCGCCGTAGGATCCGCCACTAAGCGCTTGCTCAGCAACGGAGGTGGACATGCGGATCGGGACCGCGATCAACTACGCCGGAGGCTTCGCCGACAGCGTCGCGGACATCGTCGAACTGGAGAAGGTGGGGCTCGACGTCGCCTTCGTGCCGGAGGCGTATTCGTTCGACGCCGTCAGCCAGCTCGGCTACCTCGCGGCCAAGACCGAACGCGTCCAGCTGGCGTCCGGGATCTTCCAGATCTACACGCGCACGCCGACGCTCACGGCGATGACCGCCGCCGGGCTCGACTTCGTTTCCGATGGGCGGTTCATCCTGGGGCTCGGTGCGTCCGGTCCGCAGGTCATCGAGGGCTTCCACGGCGTGAAGTACGACGCGCCGCTGGGGCGGACCCGGGAAATCGTCGAGGTCTGCCGCCAGGTGTGGCGCCGCGAGCGGGTGGTGCACGAGGGCAAGCACTACACGATCCCGCTGCCGCCGGAGCAGGGGACCGGGCTCGGGAAGCCGCTGAAGCTGATCAACCACCCGGTGCGCGAGCGCATCCCGGTGCTGCTGGCTTCGCTCGGCCCGAAGAACGTCGCGCTCACCGCGGAAATCGCCGAAGGCTGGCAGCCGATCTTCTTCCACCCGGAGAAGGCGGCCGACGCCTGGGGCGCCGCGCTGGCCGAGGGCAAGGCGAAGCGCGCGCCGGAGCTGGGTGAGCTGGACACGTACGTGACGGTCGCCCTGGCCATCGGCGACGACGTCGAGCCGCTGCTCGACCACCTGCGCCCGATCCTGGCGCTGTACATCGGCGGGATGGGCGCGCGCGGCAAGAACTTCTACAACGACCTCGCCCGCCGCTACGGCTACGAGGCCGAGGCGAAGCTGATCCAGGACCTGTACCTCGACGGCAAGAAGGAAGAAGCGGCGGCGGCCGTTCCCCTCGAACTGCTGCGCGCGATCTCCCTGGTCGGCCCGGCGGGCTACGTGAAGGAACGGCTGGCGGCCTTCAAGGAGGCGGGCGCGACGACGCTCGTCGTGAACCCCCTGCTGCCGGGCCGCGAAGCCCGCGTTGCGGCGGTTTCCCGGCTGCGCGACCTGATCGGCTAGGCCCGGAGATTCGTGAAGGCCACCTCGAGGAAGCACGAGGTGGCCTTCACGAACTTCGGCCGGGGTGTCAGGCGGGGGTTGCGTAGACCGCGACCCGTGCCCCGCCCAAGCCCGCGTTGTCGTAGCGCCCGTCGCTGGTGATCAGCCGCAGCTGCGGCCCCGGCCCCTCGGGGGCCACCAGCGTGGTGTCCGGCTCGTTCGCCGGGAACAGTGCCGTGCGGCGCACCGTGAAGCGGGACTCCCGCCCGTCGCCGTCGCGGATCGTGATCGCCGCGCCCGGCCGGAGCGTCGACAGCCGCGCGAACGCGCCGGCCGAGTAGCCGAAGCCCGTGTGGCCGGACAGCACCGCGACGCCGGGGGCGCCCGGGGCCGGGCCGTCCGCGAACCAGCCCACGCCGAGCGCCGTGCCCGGCTGCTCCCGCCGGCCGCCGACGTGGCCCAAGGCGACCACGTGGTCGAGCGCCAGGCCGAGGTCGGGGATCCGCACCGACGCCGGTGGGGCGCCGATGGCGGGCAGGGAAGCCGCGGCTCCGGCGGGGACGGTCGTGGCCGGGGCGAGGACCGAGGTCACGCCCAGGAGCACGCAGCCGAGCCCGGCCACGACCGCGAGCACGGCCGCGGCCGGCCGGGCGAGCTCGGATCGCCGTTCGCGCACTTTTCCCCGCTCCGCACCGGTGCTGATGTCCGGTTGATCGCAGCACCGCCCCCGACGTTACCGAATCGTGTCCAATTCACTCGTTCGGGTTATCTCGCTGTGACCTTCGCGTCAGAAACACACCGCCAGAGGGTCCAATCCCGTGAAACACCCGGCGGCGCGCGGTGAGATCCGACATCATTGCTGGTTTCAACGAGTCCCGCTGGGGATATTCAGCAGGTGGAAGTGAGGTGCGCCGAGTCGTGCGAAAAATCGAAGAGCCCGCGGTGGGCGTGCTGGACGTCGGTTCGTTCAGTGCCCGGCTCGTGGTGGTGCCCGTCACCGGGTCACCGCGTGAGCCGGTGCTGAACCACCAGACGCGCCTGCGCCTGGACCGCGAGCTCGACGGCCGCGGCCGGCTCACCGACCGGGGCGTGGCCGCCGTCACCGCCGCCGTCGCCGCCGGGATGAGCACCGCGTACCGCCACGGCGTCCACGGCGTGTATCCGCTCGCGACCTCGTCGATCCGCGACGCGGCCAACTCCGCCGACGTCGTCCGGCACGTGGCCGGGGAGACCGGCGTCGAGCTGCGGTTCCTGACCGGGCCGGCCGAAGCCGGGCTGGCCTACCTGGCCGCCCGCCGCTGGTACGGCGCGGACGCCGGGCCGCTGCTGGTGCTCGACATCGGCGGCGGCACCGTCGAGCTGGCCGCGGGCCACGGCGAGCTGGCCTCGTTCGCGCGGTCGCTACCGCTGGGCGCCCGGTCGATGACGCGGGACTGGCTGCCGTCCGAGCGGGTGTCGAACAAGCAGGTCAAGGCGCTGCGCACGCACGCGCTCGACGTCGTGACCACCACGCTCGGCGCGGCCGGCGTCGACGATCCGCGGGTCGTCGGCTGCTCGAAGGTGCTGCGGCAGCTGGCCCGGCTGTCCGGCGCGCGGCCCGGGAAGTGCCGGGAACTGCGGCTCGACGACCTGCGCGCCTGGATCCCGCGGCTCGCCGCGCTCCCGCCGTCGAAGCGGGCCGAACTGCCGGGTATTTCGCGCAGCCGCGCCCACCAGGCGCTGGCCGGCGCGATCGTGGCGGAGGCGCTGCTGACGGTCGCGGGCGGCAAGGTCGCGATCTGCCCGTGGTCGACCCGCGACGGCCTGCTCCTCACCCTGCAGGACAAGGCGAAAGCGGCCGCGGGCACCCGGGCGGCTTGAACCCCTGGCCGGGACCGGGAAAACCGGGTATCCCGGAAACCATGAGCGAACAGCAGCGCATCCACGGCCGCGACGACGAAGACGAAGAGCTCCCGAAGCTCCCGACCCCCGGCAGCCTGACGCACGACGTGCCGACCGCGCCCGACCCGGACGTGAACCCGGGCGGGACCGAAGACGTTCCGGCCCCGCCGGGCCGCGACGCCCTCAGCGACCTTCCGGAGTGATCGGGTTGGCCGGTTCCGCGTACTGACGCACCATTTCCGAGTCGCGCCGCATCGGGGCGCGGCCCGGCGGCTGCTTCGGCGGGTCGCCCGCGTCGATCTTCGGGATCGCGAACCGCTGCGGCTCCGGGGTGAGCGTGATGCGTTCGCCGTGGTGCAGCACTTCCAGCGGCTCGCCGTCGAGCACGTGGTAGGTGACCTGGTCGGGGTCGATCTCGACCTGGAACCGCGTGCCGCGGTGCATCAGGCGGAAGGTGAGCCGCCCCAGCTGCTCCGGCAGCCGCGGGGAGAACGCCAGCGTCCCGCCGTGGTCGCGCAGCCCGCCGAACCCGGCCACGGCGCCCTGCCACGCCCCCGCGAGCGAGGCCATGTGCAGGCCGTTGCGCACGTTGTTGTGCACGTCGTGCAGGTCGGTCAGCGCGGCTTCGGCGAGGTAGTCGTAGGCCAGCTGCAGGTGCCCGACCTCGGCCGCGACGACGGCCTGCGTGCCCGCCGACAGCGAGGAGTCCCGCACGGTCCTCGCTTCGTAGTACGCGAAGTTGCGGGCCTTCTCCTCCGGGCTGAACGAGTCGCCGCACAGGTGCAGTGCCAGCACCAGGTCCGCCTGCTTCACGACCTGCTTGCGGTACAGGTCGAAGTACGGGTAGTGCAGCAGCAGCGGGTAGTGCGCCGGGTCGGTGTTCTGGTAGTCCCACTCGTCGTGGTCGAGGAACCCTTCCGACTGCGGGTGCACGCCGAGTTCTTCGTCGTAGGGCAGGTACATCGCCGCCGCGGCCGCGCGCCACGAGTCCAGTTCGACGGTGTCGACGCCGAAGTGCGCGGCCACGTCCCGCTGCCGTTCGCAGGATTCCGCCGCGGCCAGCAGGTTCCGGCGCGCCATCAGGTTCGTGTAGACGTTGTTGTCCGCCACCGCGGAGTACTCGTCGGGCCCGGTGACGCCGTCGATGCGGAACGTCCCGTGCCGGTCGTGGTGGCCCAGCGACGCCCACAGCCGCGCGGTTTCCAGCAGCAGCTCGGTGCCGTAGTCGCGCTCGAACTCCTCGTCGCCGGTCGCGTTGAGGTAGCGCAGCACGGCGTCGGCGATGTCCGCGCTGACGTGGAACGCCGCTGTGCCGGCCGGCCAGTACGCCGAGCACTCGGCGCCGTTGATCGAGCGCCACGGGAACGCCGCGCCGCGCAACCCCAGCTGGTGCGCGCGTTCCCGCGCCTTGTCCATTGTGGAGTGACGCCAGCGCAGCGCGTCGCGCGCCGCGTCCGGGATGGTGTAGGTGAGCACCGGCAGGACGAACGACTCGGTGTCCCAGAACGCGTGCCCGTCGTAGCCCGGGCCGGTCAGGCCTTTGCCCGCGATCGCGCGGCTTTCGCCGCGGGCCCCGGCCTGCAGGAGGTGGAACAGGGCGAAGCGGACGGCCTGCTGCAGCTCGGGATCGCCCTCGATCTCGATGTCCGACGTGGCCCAGTAGTCGTCGAGGAACTGGCGCTGCTCGGTGACCAGGCCCTTCCAGCCGGTCTGGCGCGCACCCGCCAGCGCCGCCTCGACCTGCGACCGCAGGGCGGGCACCGAGCGCTGCGCCGACCAGCCGTAGGCGAGGAACTTGGTGATGCGGAGCTTGCCGCCCTTGGGGACGTCGACCGCGACCGTGAGCCGGGCGAGGTCCTCCTCGGAGTGGATGCGGGCGCGGATGCCGTCGTCCACCTCGATCTTGTGGTCCATCGCCGCGGCCATCCGCAGCCCGGACCGGCGGGTCTGGTGCACCAGCACGGCGTTGTAGTCCGACGCGCGGTGGAACTCGCCGACCAGCGGCGAGTTCAGCGCGGCGGCCACCCGCGGGTCGCTGGTGTCGGACTCGATGGGCTCGTTGGCCAGCAGGTCGGACTGCACGACCAGCTGCAGGTCCTCGTCGAGCGGCTCGACCTCGTAGCGGATGGCGGCGATCGCGCGCTGGGTGAACGAGACCAGCCGTTCGGTGCGCACGCGGACCCGCCGCCCGGTCGGCGACGACCACTCGGTGCTGCGGCTCAGCGTGCCCTTGCGGAAGTCGAGCACCCGGTCGTGCCTGGTGGCCGCGCCGTAGCGCATGTCGAGCGGCTCGTCCTCGACGAGCAGCCGGATGATCTTGCCGTCGGTGACGTTGACGACGGTCTGGCCCTCTTCGGGGTAGCCGTAGCCCCCTTCGGCGTAGGGGAGTTCGTGCTGCTCGTAGAACCCGTTGAGGTAGGTGCCGGGCAGCCCGCGCGGCTCGGCCTCCTCGAGGGTGCCGCGCAGCCCGATGTGGCCGTTGGACACCGCGAACGCCGATTCGGTGCGCTGCAGGGCGTCGACGTCCATGCCGCGCCAGCGCAGCTCCCACGGGGAACACTCGTAGCCGCGGGGTTCGTCGGTCATCGGTCCTCCAGCAGTTCGGCGAGGTCGTCGACGACGATGTCGGCCCCGTGGGCCTTCAGCTCGGCGGCCTGGTCGGCCCGGTTCACGCCGACGACGTACCCGAAGCCGCCGGCTTTCCCGGCCTGGACGCCGGATCGGGCGTCCTCGAAGACGGCCGCGTGCGCGGGCTCGACGCCGAGCGCGGCGGCGCCGGCCAGGAACGAGTCGGGCGCGGGCTTGCCCTTGAGGTGCCGCTCGCGGATGACGAGGCCGTCGACGCGGGCCTCGATGTACTTGCTCAGGTCGCCGGCGTCGAGGACCTTGGCACCGTTGGCCGACGACGTCACGACGGCGATCCGCAGCCCGGCGGCCTTGACGGCTTCGAGGTAGCGCACCGAGCCGGGGTAGGGGCTGACACCGCGTTCGTCGATGATCTTCAGGACCAGGTCGTTCTTGCGGTTGCCGATGCCGTTGACGGTCGGGGCGTCCGGTGGGTCGTCCGGGGTGCCCTCGGGCAGCTCGATGTCCCGCGACCGCAGGAACTCCCGCACGCCGTCGGCACGGGGGCGGCCGTCCACAAAGGCCGCGTAGTCGTGGTCGGTGAACTCCGCGAACCCGGCGCCGTCACGGGTGCGGAGGAATTCGTCGAATGTCCGTTTCCACGCTTCGCGGTGGAGAATGGCCGTCCCGGTCAGCACTCCGTCGAG is a window from the Amycolatopsis sp. cg9 genome containing:
- a CDS encoding Ppx/GppA phosphatase family protein; amino-acid sequence: MRKIEEPAVGVLDVGSFSARLVVVPVTGSPREPVLNHQTRLRLDRELDGRGRLTDRGVAAVTAAVAAGMSTAYRHGVHGVYPLATSSIRDAANSADVVRHVAGETGVELRFLTGPAEAGLAYLAARRWYGADAGPLLVLDIGGGTVELAAGHGELASFARSLPLGARSMTRDWLPSERVSNKQVKALRTHALDVVTTTLGAAGVDDPRVVGCSKVLRQLARLSGARPGKCRELRLDDLRAWIPRLAALPPSKRAELPGISRSRAHQALAGAIVAEALLTVAGGKVAICPWSTRDGLLLTLQDKAKAAAGTRAA
- a CDS encoding class F sortase, whose translation is MRERRSELARPAAAVLAVVAGLGCVLLGVTSVLAPATTVPAGAAASLPAIGAPPASVRIPDLGLALDHVVALGHVGGRREQPGTALGVGWFADGPAPGAPGVAVLSGHTGFGYSAGAFARLSTLRPGAAITIRDGDGRESRFTVRRTALFPANEPDTTLVAPEGPGPQLRLITSDGRYDNAGLGGARVAVYATPA
- a CDS encoding LLM class F420-dependent oxidoreductase, which gives rise to MRIGTAINYAGGFADSVADIVELEKVGLDVAFVPEAYSFDAVSQLGYLAAKTERVQLASGIFQIYTRTPTLTAMTAAGLDFVSDGRFILGLGASGPQVIEGFHGVKYDAPLGRTREIVEVCRQVWRRERVVHEGKHYTIPLPPEQGTGLGKPLKLINHPVRERIPVLLASLGPKNVALTAEIAEGWQPIFFHPEKAADAWGAALAEGKAKRAPELGELDTYVTVALAIGDDVEPLLDHLRPILALYIGGMGARGKNFYNDLARRYGYEAEAKLIQDLYLDGKKEEAAAAVPLELLRAISLVGPAGYVKERLAAFKEAGATTLVVNPLLPGREARVAAVSRLRDLIG
- a CDS encoding glycoside hydrolase family 65 protein, whose amino-acid sequence is MTDEPRGYECSPWELRWRGMDVDALQRTESAFAVSNGHIGLRGTLEEAEPRGLPGTYLNGFYEQHELPYAEGGYGYPEEGQTVVNVTDGKIIRLLVEDEPLDMRYGAATRHDRVLDFRKGTLSRSTEWSSPTGRRVRVRTERLVSFTQRAIAAIRYEVEPLDEDLQLVVQSDLLANEPIESDTSDPRVAAALNSPLVGEFHRASDYNAVLVHQTRRSGLRMAAAMDHKIEVDDGIRARIHSEEDLARLTVAVDVPKGGKLRITKFLAYGWSAQRSVPALRSQVEAALAGARQTGWKGLVTEQRQFLDDYWATSDIEIEGDPELQQAVRFALFHLLQAGARGESRAIAGKGLTGPGYDGHAFWDTESFVLPVLTYTIPDAARDALRWRHSTMDKARERAHQLGLRGAAFPWRSINGAECSAYWPAGTAAFHVSADIADAVLRYLNATGDEEFERDYGTELLLETARLWASLGHHDRHGTFRIDGVTGPDEYSAVADNNVYTNLMARRNLLAAAESCERQRDVAAHFGVDTVELDSWRAAAAAMYLPYDEELGVHPQSEGFLDHDEWDYQNTDPAHYPLLLHYPYFDLYRKQVVKQADLVLALHLCGDSFSPEEKARNFAYYEARTVRDSSLSAGTQAVVAAEVGHLQLAYDYLAEAALTDLHDVHNNVRNGLHMASLAGAWQGAVAGFGGLRDHGGTLAFSPRLPEQLGRLTFRLMHRGTRFQVEIDPDQVTYHVLDGEPLEVLHHGERITLTPEPQRFAIPKIDAGDPPKQPPGRAPMRRDSEMVRQYAEPANPITPEGR
- the fahA gene encoding fumarylacetoacetase is translated as MTWLELPEDTPFGLDNLPHGVFSVAGAPERRIGVPVGDQVLDLTAAAAETAAAFAPLLTAGVLNPLLAAGPGTWREVRESVREWLTESRYADRLRPHLVPLNEVTTHLAFEVADYVDFYSSEHHALNAGKIFRPDATELPPNWKHVPIAYHGRAGTVVASGTPVVRPHGQRKPRNAEVPSFGPSQLLDIEAEVGFVVGVPSTPGTGVSTADFADHVFGVCLVNDWSARDIQAWEMQPLGPFLGKSFATSVSPWIVSLAALEHARVAGPPQDPEPFEYLRTGGNWGLDLALEIRLNGHLVSSPPFATQYWTAPQQLAHLTVNGAHLRTGDLYASGTVTGPERDQRGSFLELSWGGREPLALPGGQTRAFLEDGDEVVISATAPGPGGTRIGFGDVRGTVVPG
- a CDS encoding HAD family hydrolase, with the protein product MTGLPEAITACLFDLDGVLTGTAILHREAWKRTFDEFLRTRDGAGFAEFTDHDYAAFVDGRPRADGVREFLRSRDIELPEGTPDDPPDAPTVNGIGNRKNDLVLKIIDERGVSPYPGSVRYLEAVKAAGLRIAVVTSSANGAKVLDAGDLSKYIEARVDGLVIRERHLKGKPAPDSFLAGAAALGVEPAHAAVFEDARSGVQAGKAGGFGYVVGVNRADQAAELKAHGADIVVDDLAELLEDR
- a CDS encoding YhjD/YihY/BrkB family envelope integrity protein, which encodes MKRGFRRAGATLARYRERDGDHYAAAVTFFSLLALVPLIMVAVSVTGFVLAGDRILAAELDRVIDSSLPPEVAGQATNLVHTVVGERGRIGLLALAVALYSGWSWISNVRDAVTAMLGQERTPRPLLRGIVTDVLVLVGIGLAAAVSFGLASLTGAAGAGLLRLTGLDGGFAHFVLVAGSLLLGLAANWLVIAWCLARLPRRPLPLRSTLRPAGAAAVGLGAIQQAGGLYLHLLGRSPAVAAFGTLVGLLLFGYLIVRWLLMVTVWLTVRDEPTGTLAADVRYAGTTLGAGASAELVVRTLSGR